One window from the genome of Crateriforma spongiae encodes:
- a CDS encoding ThuA domain-containing protein: MNHSLRIKPIGLLLFAALAWTSLMSAESSAQSPLVYEGKSGPGAGKHIVFLAGDHEYRSEETLPAMARILAQHHGFKCTVLFTIDPDTGTIDPDADHMPGTEVLADADAAVIFLRFKNLPDDQMQPIVDYLNRSGPVVGLRTATHAFKIPADSPFARYDYQYKGQEYSRGFGRQVLGESWSGHYGKNHVMSTRLIVANDQADHPILKGVTQPWVQAGGYWTEPMDDVTVLATAQPLNGMTANAPVADDKSPCPGVWVRTYGDGDGRVFTTTYGASVDLLDTDFRRMMINACFWSCGMENQIREDLNIDFVGAYQPSKFQFGGFRRGVRPSDLADFNSPIMSLRYPVEVPKRRK, translated from the coding sequence ATGAATCATTCTTTGCGTATCAAGCCCATTGGGTTGTTGCTGTTCGCTGCCTTGGCATGGACCTCTTTGATGTCGGCCGAATCATCGGCCCAGTCACCGCTGGTTTACGAGGGCAAGTCCGGCCCCGGTGCCGGCAAGCACATCGTTTTCTTGGCGGGTGATCACGAGTACCGTTCGGAGGAAACGCTGCCCGCGATGGCGCGAATCTTGGCACAGCATCACGGGTTCAAATGCACGGTTTTGTTCACGATCGATCCAGACACCGGCACCATCGATCCCGACGCGGACCACATGCCGGGGACCGAAGTGCTTGCCGATGCGGACGCGGCGGTCATCTTTCTGCGGTTCAAAAATCTTCCCGACGACCAGATGCAGCCGATCGTGGACTATCTGAATCGCAGCGGCCCGGTCGTCGGTTTGCGTACCGCCACCCACGCGTTCAAGATCCCCGCGGATTCACCCTTCGCCCGGTACGATTATCAGTACAAGGGACAGGAGTATTCACGGGGTTTTGGTCGCCAGGTGTTGGGGGAAAGCTGGTCGGGCCACTACGGCAAGAATCACGTCATGAGCACGCGGTTGATCGTGGCGAATGACCAGGCCGATCACCCGATTTTGAAAGGCGTCACGCAACCGTGGGTCCAGGCGGGTGGTTACTGGACCGAACCGATGGACGACGTGACGGTATTAGCGACCGCCCAACCGCTTAACGGAATGACCGCCAACGCACCGGTCGCCGATGACAAGTCGCCGTGTCCAGGCGTTTGGGTGCGGACCTACGGGGATGGCGACGGCCGAGTGTTCACGACCACCTACGGCGCATCGGTGGATCTGTTGGACACCGATTTTCGTCGCATGATGATCAACGCGTGTTTCTGGTCCTGTGGCATGGAGAACCAGATCCGCGAAGACCTGAACATTGATTTTGTGGGCGCTTATCAGCCGTCGAAATTTCAGTTCGGCGGATTTCGGCGTGGCGTGCGTCCGTCGGATTTGGCGGACTTCAACAGCCCGATCATGTCGCTGCGGTACCCGGTCGAAGTGCCCAAGCGACGCAAGTGA
- the rbsK gene encoding ribokinase, translating into MSKIVVVGSINTDMVIRTRRLPGPGETVLGGTFLMNPGGKGANQAVAAAKLGGDVVFIGKVGDDSLGRDAVANMQHCGVDTRFIGVDPDLASGVATITVDESGENCIAVASGANACLSVADVQSAWKQIDDVSMVLMQLETPLETVQAAAQLAKQSGATTILNPAPAQDLPDALLALIDIITPNEHEAHQLTGVTINSDDSAKSAAQRLQQRGVPTVIITMGDRGAWIQSDDFTGCVDAIPAKVVDTTAAGDTFNGALAAELALGTARVDAVRLANHAASIAVTRQGAQGSCPTRKDLADSST; encoded by the coding sequence ATGTCCAAGATCGTCGTCGTCGGCAGCATCAACACCGACATGGTCATCCGCACCCGGCGATTGCCTGGTCCAGGCGAAACTGTCCTGGGGGGAACCTTCTTGATGAACCCTGGCGGCAAAGGAGCCAACCAAGCGGTCGCCGCAGCCAAGCTGGGCGGCGACGTTGTTTTCATCGGAAAAGTCGGCGACGATTCGCTGGGCCGCGATGCGGTGGCCAACATGCAACACTGTGGCGTTGATACACGGTTCATCGGTGTCGACCCTGATTTGGCTTCCGGTGTCGCGACAATCACCGTCGACGAATCAGGGGAAAACTGCATCGCAGTCGCCTCCGGTGCGAACGCTTGTTTGTCTGTCGCGGATGTCCAATCGGCATGGAAACAGATCGATGATGTTTCCATGGTTTTGATGCAACTGGAAACACCGCTGGAAACCGTGCAAGCCGCCGCCCAGCTGGCAAAGCAATCGGGGGCGACCACGATCTTGAATCCTGCACCCGCCCAAGATTTGCCAGACGCCTTGTTGGCTTTGATCGACATCATCACCCCGAACGAGCATGAAGCCCATCAGTTGACCGGGGTCACGATCAACAGTGACGATTCGGCCAAGTCGGCCGCGCAAAGGCTGCAGCAGCGTGGCGTTCCCACGGTCATCATCACCATGGGCGATCGCGGGGCATGGATCCAGTCCGATGATTTCACGGGGTGTGTTGACGCAATTCCGGCAAAGGTGGTGGACACAACGGCGGCCGGTGACACGTTCAACGGCGCCCTGGCGGCGGAACTTGCTCTCGGGACCGCTCGAGTGGATGCAGTCCGTTTGGCCAATCATGCCGCATCGATCGCGGTCACCCGGCAAGGCGCGCAGGGCTCTTGCCCGACGCGGAAAGACTTGGCCGATTCTTCGACCTGA
- a CDS encoding response regulator transcription factor: MHDSHQGDQPDVWEYQTSLEEEKAEVISFILRWNARGQTEPLNLDRFESSIVLKNTQRMITCENAAFRRLTAAGQSSVGLATDSYMAANFAKLSRDSDSMLLDGVSNLELEHLWPIADGRTATMTTYKRRMHEIKDPRYSILVIGRVSSVMDRTESEYRRTLTEVRELLVQLDEVDRSICRGYARGDTTKEIASAVGRTTRAVELRRQKIMDLMGFDRPIEIVKMLVRLEENGLINEHF; encoded by the coding sequence ATGCACGATTCACATCAAGGCGATCAGCCTGATGTTTGGGAATACCAAACATCGCTCGAAGAGGAAAAAGCGGAAGTCATCAGCTTCATCTTGCGGTGGAACGCAAGGGGGCAGACCGAACCGCTGAACCTCGACAGGTTCGAATCCAGCATCGTGTTGAAAAACACACAGCGGATGATCACCTGCGAAAACGCGGCGTTTCGCCGCCTGACCGCTGCCGGGCAATCAAGCGTTGGTTTGGCGACCGATTCGTACATGGCGGCCAATTTCGCCAAGCTGTCGCGTGATTCGGACAGCATGCTGTTGGACGGTGTGAGCAATCTGGAACTGGAACATCTGTGGCCCATTGCCGACGGTCGAACGGCGACGATGACCACCTACAAGCGGCGGATGCACGAGATCAAGGATCCGCGATATTCAATCTTGGTGATCGGTCGTGTATCCAGCGTGATGGACCGTACCGAATCGGAATATCGACGCACGTTGACCGAAGTGCGCGAATTGTTGGTTCAGCTGGACGAGGTGGATCGCAGCATCTGTCGCGGCTACGCTCGCGGTGACACCACCAAAGAAATTGCTTCGGCGGTCGGTCGCACGACGCGCGCGGTGGAACTCCGCCGTCAAAAGATTATGGACTTGATGGGCTTCGATCGCCCCATCGAGATCGTCAAGATGCTGGTTCGGCTGGAAGAAAACGGTTTGATCAACGAGCACTTCTAA
- a CDS encoding DUF421 domain-containing protein, whose amino-acid sequence MKDQWSVLSLGDVVVLVLSAWLVYAAIIIYTRLSGLRSFSKMSAPDFAMTLAVGSLFASSISAPRQRMIAGLVALAVLFLTQQIIAWFRTRIGPIRTLIDNRPVLLMAGDQILGDNLERANVTRSDLMAKLREANAVSRSDVIAVVFETTGDISVLHGDRDSVDPELFSGVDGAERLKLRSAR is encoded by the coding sequence ATGAAAGATCAGTGGAGCGTTTTGTCGTTGGGCGATGTCGTCGTCTTGGTCTTGTCGGCATGGCTGGTATACGCGGCAATCATCATCTACACGCGGCTTTCGGGACTGCGTAGTTTTTCCAAGATGTCCGCCCCCGACTTCGCGATGACATTGGCCGTCGGATCATTGTTTGCGTCCTCGATCTCGGCTCCGCGTCAGCGAATGATCGCAGGCTTGGTCGCGTTGGCAGTGCTGTTTTTGACGCAACAGATCATCGCCTGGTTTCGGACACGGATTGGTCCGATACGGACGTTGATCGACAATCGCCCGGTCTTGTTGATGGCGGGAGATCAGATTTTGGGGGACAATTTGGAACGAGCAAACGTGACGCGATCCGATTTAATGGCCAAGCTTCGCGAAGCCAATGCCGTGAGCCGTTCCGACGTCATCGCCGTGGTTTTCGAAACGACCGGTGACATCTCCGTCCTGCACGGCGATCGCGACTCGGTTGACCCCGAATTGTTTTCGGGGGTGGACGGTGCCGAGCGGCTGAAGCTTAGAAGTGCTCGTTGA
- a CDS encoding response regulator translates to MLSSPQISARHSSGPVAVVVDDNRVTRRLIRTLLHRLGIRSVTAPDGQAGLQTVQRIQPDLIVTDLEMPNMTGEELVQAVRCNVDPRIANLPIVVCSSCSETFVASAIGSLRTDAFVPKPIGNDDFRTAVHQAMNQDKGLE, encoded by the coding sequence ATGTTATCCTCACCGCAAATCTCAGCACGCCATTCAAGTGGACCGGTTGCGGTGGTGGTCGACGATAATCGCGTTACCCGTCGATTGATCCGAACACTTCTTCATCGTCTGGGCATTCGTTCGGTGACCGCACCCGACGGACAGGCGGGACTTCAAACGGTGCAACGTATCCAGCCCGACTTGATCGTAACGGACCTGGAAATGCCCAATATGACCGGCGAAGAACTGGTGCAAGCAGTTCGATGTAACGTCGACCCCAGGATTGCGAATCTTCCGATCGTCGTCTGCAGTAGCTGTAGCGAGACCTTTGTTGCATCCGCCATCGGCAGCCTGCGTACGGATGCTTTTGTGCCCAAGCCAATCGGGAACGACGATTTCCGCACCGCGGTCCATCAGGCAATGAATCAAGACAAAGGTCTCGAATAA
- a CDS encoding AI-2E family transporter, protein MTDRDQDNDHDHRWVRGASSKDQQESVSRGTVMSVGIAVIAAVMVAAGLYFASRVIVPVTMAFLAYLTLRPATVRLAKRGLSPTLSSAALMLTAFAVLAFLVAVLYGPLTYWLGEAPKNIAKLKENFQSIVRPLTILDETESQLEKASEPITEDRPQINVDVQKPGVLNETLLINTTGQVIAFIAVVLTLAFFMLRDGDELVNRCLEVIDRGSSRHEVMKTLASVQHNVGTYFASITAINVGLAAVSSLVMWGVGMPTPLLWGAIAGLFNFVPYLGPLAATGLVFLAASSVFEPLINAAAVAGLYYSVTVLEGSLVTPMIVGKTLRLGPLVVLLSVAAFGFLWGLLGVFLAIPMVITIREVCCHLPAARPIAVILGASRSEESACYQDTSAVQVDHQRSIEEMAH, encoded by the coding sequence ATGACCGACCGCGATCAAGACAACGACCATGACCATCGTTGGGTCCGTGGTGCTTCTTCCAAAGACCAGCAGGAATCTGTCAGCCGGGGCACGGTCATGTCGGTTGGGATTGCGGTGATCGCCGCGGTGATGGTTGCCGCCGGACTGTATTTCGCCAGCCGAGTCATCGTCCCGGTGACCATGGCCTTTCTGGCTTACCTGACGTTACGTCCGGCAACGGTGCGTTTAGCGAAACGTGGCCTTTCGCCAACGTTGTCGAGTGCCGCGTTGATGCTGACGGCGTTCGCGGTGTTGGCGTTCTTGGTGGCGGTGCTGTATGGCCCGCTGACCTATTGGCTGGGGGAGGCCCCGAAGAACATTGCCAAACTAAAGGAGAACTTTCAGAGCATCGTTCGGCCGCTGACCATCTTGGACGAAACGGAATCGCAACTGGAGAAGGCTAGCGAGCCGATCACGGAAGATCGTCCGCAGATCAATGTGGACGTCCAGAAGCCAGGAGTCCTCAATGAAACACTGTTGATCAATACGACAGGGCAGGTGATCGCGTTCATCGCGGTCGTGTTGACCCTGGCGTTTTTCATGCTTCGCGATGGTGACGAACTGGTCAACCGTTGTCTGGAGGTGATCGATCGTGGCAGTTCGCGACATGAAGTGATGAAAACACTGGCCAGCGTCCAGCATAACGTTGGCACTTATTTCGCCAGCATCACGGCCATCAACGTCGGTTTGGCTGCGGTTTCATCACTGGTGATGTGGGGCGTCGGCATGCCGACGCCGTTGTTGTGGGGGGCGATCGCCGGCTTGTTCAACTTTGTGCCCTATCTGGGACCATTGGCTGCGACGGGCCTGGTTTTCCTGGCGGCTAGCAGCGTTTTCGAGCCCCTGATCAATGCCGCGGCGGTGGCGGGCCTGTATTACAGCGTGACCGTGCTGGAAGGCTCGCTGGTGACGCCGATGATCGTCGGGAAAACGTTACGCTTGGGGCCTTTGGTGGTCCTGCTCTCGGTTGCCGCGTTTGGTTTTCTGTGGGGATTGCTGGGCGTTTTCCTAGCAATCCCGATGGTGATCACGATTCGCGAAGTGTGTTGCCACCTGCCCGCCGCTCGTCCGATCGCCGTGATTCTGGGCGCATCGCGAAGCGAAGAATCGGCTTGTTACCAAGACACCTCCGCCGTCCAAGTGGATCATCAGCGAAGCATCGAAGAAATGGCCCACTGA
- a CDS encoding YihY/virulence factor BrkB family protein encodes MNYLKETFAQFSKDRCTTLSAALAFYTALSLPPLIYLLTLVLTLSLSAMYDTDQAEAKAQNVIQTQASELIGNEAAADEIQSLLKSERETSGKWWKALLGIAGTIVGATGVVAALQAALNQVWEVRPDPESSGILDVLRKRMLSLGMILGLGFLLLVSLVLSSVVGAAGKQIGGWFGMSDVAVTSINFATQALVVFVMVAAIFRFMPDAIVRWKDIVVGALMTTALFLVGRAVLQIYFQYASPGQELGAAAASLVIFLVWVYYTGMIMLLGAEATQVYARMYGAGIRPEPHAVRVEEKIRREPVAG; translated from the coding sequence ATGAACTATCTGAAAGAGACCTTTGCCCAGTTTTCCAAGGACCGCTGCACGACGCTTTCCGCCGCGTTGGCATTCTACACTGCACTGTCTTTGCCACCCTTGATTTACCTGTTGACCTTGGTACTGACGCTTTCTTTGTCGGCGATGTACGACACGGATCAAGCGGAAGCGAAAGCTCAAAATGTGATTCAGACACAGGCATCGGAGTTGATCGGAAACGAGGCCGCGGCGGACGAGATCCAAAGCTTATTAAAAAGTGAGCGTGAAACGTCGGGCAAGTGGTGGAAGGCACTGCTGGGCATCGCCGGTACGATTGTGGGTGCGACCGGTGTCGTTGCGGCGTTGCAAGCCGCGTTGAATCAAGTTTGGGAAGTCCGCCCTGACCCGGAATCATCGGGCATCCTGGACGTCCTGCGCAAACGCATGCTATCACTGGGCATGATCTTGGGACTGGGCTTTCTGTTATTGGTATCACTGGTGCTGTCGTCCGTCGTCGGTGCCGCCGGCAAGCAAATCGGTGGATGGTTCGGCATGTCCGACGTGGCGGTGACGTCCATCAACTTTGCGACTCAGGCGCTGGTCGTTTTCGTCATGGTGGCGGCGATCTTTCGATTCATGCCTGACGCGATCGTCCGATGGAAGGACATCGTCGTTGGTGCATTGATGACGACTGCCTTGTTCCTTGTGGGGCGTGCGGTTCTGCAGATCTATTTTCAATACGCATCACCCGGACAGGAATTGGGCGCTGCCGCGGCTTCGTTGGTGATCTTTCTGGTGTGGGTGTACTACACCGGCATGATCATGCTGTTGGGGGCCGAAGCGACGCAAGTTTACGCACGGATGTATGGTGCCGGCATTCGGCCGGAACCCCATGCGGTTAGGGTCGAAGAAAAGATCCGTCGCGAACCCGTCGCGGGGTAG
- a CDS encoding ZIP family metal transporter, which produces MEEMLWMSLLAGVAIPVGGILASVERIRPDWLESEVRHSIIAFASGALLSAVALVLIPDGTSKLSITESVIAFVAGGAFFYMLKRLLSRSTSSVSQLIAMLSDYIPEVIALGATVASGGPGLVIAVIIALQNLPEGFNAYRELKENGMCKKRILFWFSVAALLGPVFGGLGYWFLSGHDTVLGYLSVFAAAGILYLVIDDVAPDAKLKNADAPALGAVLGFLLGMIGYLMER; this is translated from the coding sequence ATGGAAGAAATGCTTTGGATGTCGTTGCTGGCCGGGGTGGCGATTCCTGTCGGAGGAATCTTGGCGTCGGTGGAACGAATTCGGCCCGATTGGCTGGAATCGGAAGTCCGGCATTCCATCATTGCCTTTGCCAGCGGCGCGCTTTTGTCCGCCGTCGCGCTGGTTCTGATCCCGGATGGCACCAGCAAGCTTAGCATCACCGAATCCGTGATCGCGTTCGTCGCGGGCGGTGCGTTCTTTTACATGCTGAAGCGTTTGCTCAGCCGATCCACGTCATCGGTCAGCCAATTGATTGCGATGCTTTCCGATTACATTCCGGAGGTCATCGCATTGGGGGCGACGGTCGCGTCCGGTGGCCCCGGTCTGGTGATCGCGGTCATTATCGCGTTGCAGAACCTTCCCGAAGGCTTCAATGCGTACCGCGAATTGAAAGAAAATGGGATGTGTAAGAAGCGTATTCTGTTTTGGTTCAGTGTCGCAGCGCTTCTCGGACCAGTATTTGGCGGGCTGGGATACTGGTTCCTATCCGGCCACGACACCGTTTTGGGGTATCTCAGCGTCTTCGCAGCAGCCGGTATCTTGTATCTGGTGATCGACGACGTCGCACCCGATGCAAAGTTGAAAAACGCCGACGCCCCGGCGCTCGGGGCGGTGCTGGGTTTTTTGCTTGGCATGATCGGCTATCTCATGGAGCGATAA
- a CDS encoding YqaE/Pmp3 family membrane protein: MTTAVRNENTILKVILAILLPPLAVFMDRGIGVQFVLNVVLTLVGFWIVGIIHALILIL, translated from the coding sequence ATGACCACTGCTGTACGCAACGAAAACACGATTTTGAAAGTCATCCTCGCCATCCTGCTTCCACCGCTCGCGGTCTTCATGGATCGCGGAATTGGGGTCCAATTCGTACTGAACGTCGTGTTGACGTTGGTCGGGTTTTGGATCGTGGGAATCATCCACGCACTGATTCTGATCCTGTAG
- a CDS encoding DinB family protein: MFNRERTNNEFQLDHFAKVARDLSEDSLFEHFPGHGHSPAWILGHLAICAELGQHMLGGSLTHPEWVERFGPNSVDTDTPDASLSLSLMTNAVVDGYRDLRGLAGSVTDDSLLQRPHGVPVLTGTQIVTVADMIALLLTNHFAFHLSQLSSCRRSAGHAALF; encoded by the coding sequence ATGTTCAACCGCGAACGGACAAACAATGAATTCCAGCTTGATCATTTCGCGAAGGTAGCACGCGACTTATCGGAAGACTCGTTGTTCGAACACTTTCCCGGGCATGGACATTCTCCCGCGTGGATTCTCGGTCACTTAGCGATTTGTGCCGAATTGGGACAGCACATGCTCGGTGGTTCGTTAACGCACCCCGAGTGGGTCGAACGGTTCGGTCCAAACTCGGTTGATACTGACACGCCGGACGCAAGCCTTTCGCTATCGCTGATGACCAATGCGGTCGTCGACGGCTATCGCGATCTGCGAGGACTGGCCGGATCAGTAACCGACGATTCTCTGCTCCAGCGTCCGCATGGAGTGCCGGTGTTGACAGGGACGCAGATCGTTACCGTCGCCGATATGATTGCTCTGTTGCTGACCAATCATTTCGCGTTTCATCTATCCCAACTTTCCAGTTGCCGACGGTCCGCCGGACACGCCGCATTGTTCTAG
- a CDS encoding SpoIIAA family protein has product MIEFRLDETRSVLLVRPEAALEEADFVGLAEKVDSYIESSGGLRGLIIDAPTFPGWESFGAMVAHFRFVRDHHQRIQKVAIVTDSVLGDVAERLASHFVAAEIKHFPAGDVEAAALWIAD; this is encoded by the coding sequence ATGATTGAGTTTCGTTTGGATGAGACGCGTTCCGTTTTGCTCGTGCGGCCGGAGGCGGCGCTGGAGGAAGCGGACTTTGTCGGCTTGGCCGAAAAGGTGGATTCGTATATCGAATCCAGTGGCGGGCTGAGAGGACTGATCATCGACGCGCCGACGTTTCCGGGCTGGGAAAGTTTCGGAGCGATGGTTGCGCACTTTCGGTTCGTTCGCGACCACCATCAGCGTATCCAGAAGGTCGCCATCGTCACGGATTCCGTTCTGGGGGATGTGGCCGAGCGACTGGCATCTCATTTTGTCGCCGCGGAGATCAAGCACTTTCCGGCCGGCGACGTCGAAGCTGCAGCATTGTGGATCGCTGACTGA